A stretch of the Haloarchaeobius salinus genome encodes the following:
- a CDS encoding ABC transporter substrate-binding protein — translation MSNNNNRSFDRRDFLKYGSAATVSTIFAGCTGNQSADSTTNDSGDGSPDTDTSDDNSSGNGSGGGASFEYVTTVAPSSLDPMKGSDNLETILLHNVYDPLVYYTDETPPDIEPWLAEDWEVADDGRTYTFNLRSDATFHNGDPVTASDVQYSVQRMMEMQNGFSWMWSGILSPENVTAVDETTVEMVTTEVFAPFLYTLPFLYVVNQEQVEANAASDGNFGEHGDYGTGWLEDNDAGSGPYVLSERERSRQIVIEQNDDWWGSFPDGRYSSVTTEIVQESATAAGRMREGAEMSDQWLPLQTYNDLEGADGVRVHAKATFNPFYIYMHTQRAPLDDVHVRRAISYAFDYEAALNDVMAGDSDHLQGPLPGAMWSHTADLPTYEQDLDAARAELDQSDYSASDLDLNYTYVSGLTIEESMGLLLQSNLQELGGSLTVERAPWSNITEMAANPDTTPDMLAIYLSFSYADPDTFLYPAWHSDSHGSWTSAAWYQNDEVDRLLTEGRRTVAQEDRIPIYEEAQRLIAEDAPALFVMNQATRNALSESVQGFQDNGITGYRQTFHRYHQG, via the coding sequence ATGAGTAACAATAACAACCGCAGCTTCGACCGCCGTGACTTCCTGAAATACGGGAGTGCGGCGACGGTCTCGACCATCTTCGCCGGCTGTACCGGGAACCAGTCGGCTGACAGCACGACGAACGATTCGGGTGATGGCTCGCCCGATACGGACACCTCGGACGACAACTCGTCCGGCAATGGGAGTGGCGGTGGTGCGTCCTTCGAGTACGTCACCACGGTCGCACCGAGCTCACTCGACCCGATGAAGGGCTCGGACAACCTCGAGACCATCCTCCTGCACAACGTCTACGACCCGCTGGTGTACTACACGGACGAGACGCCCCCGGACATCGAGCCCTGGCTGGCCGAGGACTGGGAGGTTGCAGACGACGGTCGCACGTACACGTTCAACCTGCGCAGCGACGCGACGTTCCACAACGGCGACCCCGTCACCGCGTCCGACGTGCAGTACTCCGTCCAGCGGATGATGGAGATGCAGAACGGCTTCTCGTGGATGTGGTCGGGCATCCTCTCGCCCGAGAACGTCACCGCCGTCGACGAGACCACCGTCGAGATGGTCACCACCGAGGTGTTCGCGCCGTTCCTCTACACGCTCCCGTTCCTCTACGTCGTCAACCAGGAACAGGTCGAGGCGAACGCGGCAAGCGACGGGAACTTCGGCGAGCACGGCGACTACGGCACCGGCTGGCTCGAGGACAACGACGCCGGCAGCGGCCCCTACGTCCTCAGCGAGCGCGAACGCAGTCGCCAGATCGTCATCGAGCAGAACGACGACTGGTGGGGCTCCTTCCCCGACGGCCGCTACAGCAGTGTGACCACCGAGATCGTCCAGGAGTCCGCGACCGCCGCGGGCCGGATGCGCGAGGGGGCGGAGATGTCCGACCAGTGGCTCCCGCTCCAGACGTACAACGACCTCGAGGGGGCCGACGGCGTCCGCGTGCACGCGAAGGCGACGTTCAACCCGTTCTACATCTACATGCACACCCAGCGGGCACCGCTCGACGACGTGCACGTCCGGCGGGCCATCTCGTACGCCTTCGACTACGAGGCCGCGCTCAACGACGTTATGGCGGGTGACTCCGACCACCTCCAGGGGCCGCTCCCGGGGGCGATGTGGAGCCACACCGCGGACCTGCCGACGTACGAGCAGGACCTCGACGCCGCACGGGCCGAACTCGACCAGTCCGACTACTCCGCAAGCGACCTCGATCTGAACTACACGTACGTCTCCGGGCTGACCATCGAGGAGAGCATGGGGCTCTTGCTCCAGTCGAACCTGCAGGAGCTCGGTGGGTCGCTCACCGTCGAGCGCGCGCCGTGGTCGAACATCACCGAGATGGCGGCGAACCCGGACACCACTCCGGACATGCTCGCCATCTACCTCTCCTTCAGCTACGCCGACCCCGACACGTTCCTCTACCCGGCCTGGCACAGTGACTCCCACGGCTCGTGGACCAGCGCCGCGTGGTACCAGAACGACGAGGTCGACCGGCTGCTCACCGAGGGTCGCCGGACCGTCGCACAGGAGGACCGCATCCCGATCTACGAGGAGGCACAGCGCCTCATCGCCGAGGATGCTCCCGCGCTATTCGTCATGAACCAGGCGACCCGGAACGCGCTGTCCGAGAGTGTCCAGGGCTTCCAGGACAACGGCATCACGGGCTACCGCCAGACGTTCCACCGGTACCACCAGGGCTGA
- a CDS encoding ABC transporter permease: protein MGHRSYLIKRGLSTIPMFVGLSVLIFTLARVIPGRPARLALGPRASDEAVQNLRDQMGLDKPLWEQYFDYVGGVVQGDLGQSLISNRNVATDLLEYFPATFELTTLAMILAIFVGVPLGVIAGQHKDRWPDNASRLFSFFNVSLPPFWAGILLQLAVAFQLGWLPATGRVGDVSPMPVETTGLLLVDSLLAFNVPALISSSQHLILPAITLSLAPIADIARMTRSSFIEEYDKDYVEGLRTHGIPERLIAYKYVLRRSFASTLTIIGLDYGFLLGSAFVVEIVFSWPGMASYGVEAILQKDINAMVGVTLVVGASFLLVNFVVDVLYGVFDPRVWHEGDSQ from the coding sequence ATGGGCCACAGAAGCTACCTGATAAAGCGCGGTCTGTCGACCATCCCGATGTTCGTGGGCCTCTCGGTGCTCATCTTCACCCTGGCCCGCGTCATCCCCGGCAGACCCGCACGACTGGCGCTCGGTCCGCGCGCGAGTGACGAGGCCGTCCAGAACCTGCGCGACCAGATGGGGCTGGACAAACCGCTCTGGGAGCAGTACTTCGACTACGTCGGCGGCGTCGTCCAGGGCGACCTCGGACAGTCGCTCATCTCGAACCGCAACGTGGCGACCGACCTGCTGGAGTACTTTCCGGCGACGTTCGAGCTGACGACGCTCGCGATGATACTCGCCATCTTCGTGGGTGTCCCACTCGGCGTCATCGCGGGCCAGCACAAGGACCGGTGGCCGGACAACGCCAGCCGCCTGTTCTCCTTCTTCAACGTCTCGCTGCCCCCGTTCTGGGCGGGTATCCTGCTCCAGCTCGCCGTCGCGTTCCAGCTGGGCTGGCTCCCCGCGACTGGTCGGGTCGGCGACGTGAGCCCGATGCCGGTCGAGACGACGGGGCTGCTCCTCGTCGACAGTCTGCTGGCGTTCAACGTGCCCGCGTTGATCAGCTCCAGCCAGCACCTCATCCTGCCGGCCATCACGCTGTCGCTCGCACCCATCGCCGACATCGCCCGGATGACCCGGTCGAGCTTCATCGAGGAGTACGACAAGGACTACGTCGAGGGGCTCCGCACCCACGGCATCCCCGAGCGCCTCATCGCGTACAAGTACGTACTCAGGCGGTCGTTCGCGTCCACGCTGACCATCATCGGGCTGGACTACGGCTTCCTGCTCGGCTCGGCGTTCGTCGTCGAGATCGTGTTCTCGTGGCCGGGGATGGCCTCCTACGGCGTCGAGGCCATCCTCCAGAAGGACATCAACGCGATGGTCGGCGTCACGCTCGTCGTCGGCGCGTCGTTCCTGCTCGTGAACTTCGTAGTCGACGTGCTGTACGGGGTCTTCGACCCGCGCGTCTGGCACGAGGGTGATTCCCAATGA
- a CDS encoding ABC transporter permease — protein sequence MSDGETVTADGPGLFERRREDLDRVVYRFKQNPMSILGLFIIFGFVFVAVFAPYIAPYPADAGYQGQPAVHFDNKFAEPSAAHLFGTDQAGRDIFSRVLFGTRLSLRIGVVVLAAAVSIGVPVGLVAGYLGGGVGMALMRITDVFLSVPPLVLALAVSVALEPNLTNVMLAIAAVWWPWYARLTYGEVLSVKEETYVEASRGIGATSARTIFREILPNVLAPITVKMSLDMGYAILVAASLGFLGLGAQPPTPEWGTMVSQGRDYMPAQWWYSTFPGLAIFLIVLGFNFLGDGLRDMFDVEVQ from the coding sequence ATGAGTGACGGCGAGACCGTCACCGCGGACGGCCCGGGACTGTTCGAGCGCCGGCGGGAAGACCTCGACCGCGTCGTCTACCGGTTCAAGCAGAACCCGATGTCGATACTCGGCCTGTTCATCATCTTCGGCTTCGTGTTCGTCGCGGTGTTCGCGCCGTACATCGCGCCGTACCCCGCCGACGCGGGCTACCAGGGCCAGCCGGCGGTCCACTTCGACAACAAGTTCGCGGAGCCGAGCGCCGCGCACCTGTTCGGCACCGACCAGGCCGGACGCGACATCTTCAGTCGGGTGCTGTTCGGGACGCGCCTGTCGCTGCGCATCGGCGTCGTCGTCCTGGCGGCCGCCGTCTCCATCGGCGTGCCCGTCGGCCTCGTCGCCGGCTACCTCGGCGGCGGCGTCGGGATGGCCCTGATGCGGATCACGGACGTGTTCCTGTCCGTACCACCACTGGTGCTCGCACTGGCGGTGAGCGTCGCGCTCGAACCCAATCTAACCAACGTGATGCTCGCCATCGCGGCGGTCTGGTGGCCGTGGTACGCCCGCCTCACGTACGGGGAGGTGCTCTCCGTGAAGGAGGAGACGTACGTCGAGGCGAGCCGCGGCATCGGCGCGACCTCGGCGCGCACCATCTTCCGGGAGATCCTCCCGAACGTGCTCGCACCCATCACGGTGAAGATGAGCCTCGACATGGGCTACGCCATCCTCGTCGCCGCCTCGCTCGGCTTCCTCGGCCTGGGCGCACAGCCGCCGACGCCCGAGTGGGGGACGATGGTCAGCCAGGGACGCGACTACATGCCCGCGCAGTGGTGGTACTCGACGTTCCCCGGCCTCGCCATCTTCCTCATCGTGCTGGGGTTCAACTTCCTCGGCGACGGCCTGAGAGACATGTTCGACGTGGAGGTGCAGTGA
- a CDS encoding ABC transporter ATP-binding protein produces the protein MADPILSVDDLSVEFETYEGRHHVLNGVDLTVEEGETVALVGETGCGKSVTAKSIMGTLPRPPGEITSGSITYDGTDLLADADAHERIQGEEMSMIFQDPMTYLSPVYPVGSMMADVATYSGGKDVSWLGMLQNLLGRRANRAEIRERSIELLDRMRIPDPEGTLDRYPVELSGGMRQRVIVAMALINDPTFLIADEPTTALDVTVQDQILGLLRERVEERNLSMLYITHNLGVAREIADRICIMYAGEIVEVGTTEEIFDAPLHPYTRGLLDSIPKLTGFEGDGIDGQIPDYTDPPAGCRFHPRCPAAMAGTCDVEPVESHTVGDDRAVACHLYEDGMSFGEAATVAAEEADGVAEDAPTAEAGGEP, from the coding sequence ATGGCGGACCCCATCCTCTCCGTCGACGACCTCTCCGTCGAGTTCGAGACGTACGAGGGGCGTCACCACGTCCTGAACGGCGTCGACCTCACCGTCGAGGAGGGCGAGACGGTCGCCCTCGTCGGCGAGACCGGCTGCGGGAAGTCCGTCACCGCGAAGTCCATCATGGGCACGCTACCCCGCCCACCCGGCGAGATAACCTCGGGCAGCATCACCTACGACGGCACCGACCTGCTCGCCGACGCCGACGCCCACGAGCGCATCCAGGGCGAGGAGATGAGCATGATCTTCCAGGACCCGATGACGTACCTCTCGCCGGTGTACCCCGTCGGCTCGATGATGGCCGACGTGGCGACCTACAGCGGCGGGAAGGACGTCTCCTGGCTCGGCATGCTGCAGAACCTGCTCGGCCGGCGGGCGAACCGCGCCGAGATCCGCGAGCGTAGCATCGAGCTGCTCGACCGGATGCGCATCCCCGACCCGGAGGGCACGCTGGACCGCTACCCGGTCGAGCTCTCGGGCGGGATGCGCCAGCGCGTCATCGTCGCGATGGCGCTCATCAACGACCCGACGTTCCTCATCGCCGACGAGCCGACGACCGCGCTCGACGTGACGGTGCAGGACCAGATCCTCGGCCTCCTCAGGGAGCGCGTCGAGGAGCGGAACCTCTCGATGCTGTACATCACCCACAACCTCGGCGTCGCCCGCGAGATCGCGGACCGCATCTGCATCATGTACGCCGGCGAGATCGTCGAGGTCGGGACGACGGAGGAGATCTTCGACGCGCCGCTGCACCCCTACACCCGGGGGCTCCTCGACAGCATCCCGAAGCTCACCGGCTTCGAGGGCGACGGCATCGACGGGCAGATCCCGGACTACACCGACCCGCCTGCTGGCTGTCGGTTCCACCCGCGCTGTCCCGCCGCGATGGCGGGCACCTGCGACGTGGAGCCGGTCGAGTCCCACACCGTCGGCGACGACCGGGCCGTCGCCTGTCACCTCTACGAGGATGGCATGTCCTTCGGCGAGGCGGCGACCGTCGCAGCCGAGGAGGCCGATGGCGTCGCCGAGGACGCGCCGACGGCTGAGGCCGGGGGTGAGCCATGA